From Agromyces sp. SYSU T00194, a single genomic window includes:
- a CDS encoding HNH endonuclease signature motif containing protein — protein MEELREALDRARAVLAAGLDADAARGLRDDDLLGVAGEVEALRRRVDGFAAVVAGEVAERSRVELGSARLSARKGCRSVSELIERVTQVSGAEARRRVLVGSAIRERDGLTGHPAAAEFPVLAAAVDAGEIGADAAHVVVRELAKPRRVADPAHGAAAERALVAEATGRGDGAPIRATADELRTQAQAWAAFLDQDGDEPADERAMRRRGVRLGRTRDGLVSLTGELLPEVAAGLRRLFDAHLAPRSGGGFLTAAERADLERESEVRTPDQQRHDVVAGIIDVAARAADSPTIGGAPPTVLVSVRASDLESGHGVAHADGIDVPVSLRAARRMICTGGIQAVAVDDDGRILQLGSPERCFTPHQRRAITLRDGGCLIPGCSVPASWCEVHHVVPDVDGGPTHPDNGVLLCWFHHRSIDTSGWGIRMQRGSPWIRPPSWLDPDGAWRPAPGSRTRLADRIERERHPLVQ, from the coding sequence ATGGAGGAACTCCGCGAGGCGCTCGATCGGGCCCGGGCCGTGCTGGCCGCCGGGCTCGACGCCGACGCCGCCCGCGGCCTGCGTGACGACGACCTGCTCGGCGTCGCGGGCGAGGTCGAGGCGCTGCGGCGCCGGGTCGACGGGTTCGCCGCGGTCGTCGCGGGCGAGGTCGCCGAGCGCTCCCGGGTCGAGCTCGGTTCCGCGCGACTGAGCGCCCGGAAGGGCTGCCGGTCGGTGTCCGAGCTCATCGAGCGGGTCACGCAGGTCTCGGGTGCCGAGGCGCGCCGGCGCGTGCTCGTCGGGTCGGCGATCCGCGAGCGCGACGGGCTCACGGGGCATCCCGCCGCGGCCGAGTTCCCGGTGCTCGCCGCCGCCGTCGATGCGGGCGAGATCGGGGCGGATGCGGCGCACGTGGTCGTGCGCGAACTCGCGAAGCCGCGCCGGGTGGCCGACCCGGCCCACGGCGCCGCCGCTGAACGGGCACTCGTCGCCGAGGCGACCGGCAGGGGCGACGGCGCTCCGATCCGCGCGACCGCCGACGAGCTGCGCACGCAGGCGCAGGCGTGGGCCGCGTTCCTCGACCAGGACGGCGACGAGCCCGCCGACGAGCGCGCCATGCGTCGTCGCGGCGTGCGGCTCGGGCGCACGCGCGACGGCCTCGTCTCGCTCACCGGCGAGCTCCTTCCCGAGGTCGCCGCGGGGCTGCGCCGGCTCTTCGACGCGCACCTCGCGCCGCGGTCGGGCGGCGGGTTCCTCACGGCGGCGGAGCGCGCCGACCTCGAGCGCGAGTCCGAGGTGCGTACGCCCGACCAGCAGCGCCACGACGTGGTCGCCGGCATCATCGACGTCGCCGCGCGCGCCGCCGACAGCCCGACGATCGGAGGTGCGCCGCCGACGGTGCTGGTGAGCGTGCGGGCATCCGACCTCGAGTCCGGCCACGGCGTCGCGCACGCCGACGGCATCGACGTGCCGGTGTCGCTGCGCGCCGCACGACGCATGATCTGCACCGGCGGCATCCAGGCCGTCGCGGTCGACGACGACGGTCGCATCCTGCAGCTCGGCTCGCCCGAGCGGTGCTTCACCCCGCACCAGCGGCGCGCGATCACCCTGCGCGACGGAGGCTGCCTGATCCCCGGATGCTCCGTGCCCGCGTCCTGGTGCGAGGTGCACCACGTCGTGCCCGACGTCGACGGCGGCCCGACGCACCCCGACAACGGGGTGCTGCTCTGCTGGTTCCACCACCGCAGCATCGACACGTCGGGGTGGGGCATCCGCATGCAGCGCGGGTCGCCGTGGATCCGCCCGCCGAGCTGGCTCGATCCCGACGGGGCGTGGCGACCCGCGCCGGGCTCGCGCACGCGTCTGGCCGACCGCATCGAGCGTGAGCGGCATCCGCTCGTGCAGTAG